The Paenibacillus sophorae genome has a segment encoding these proteins:
- a CDS encoding ParM/StbA family protein translates to MSIRQAAVDIGNDALKAYVQGLDQEVYIPNVIAEIGPSRDIVEFEKHPLDGLHVEILSGALKRGQGIYAVGNLAGGYTHNDELSTVSEKSEADQPVVMLLTALAYDAAQTLSEQDGVIEATYYLSTGLPLSEAKRGKRKTFKAKLKENTHEVRFKTTPEIGGKVVRLKFEEVLVNIEGHVALIDLTTNEDGTVRNEELTRMTVLINDIGGLSTDAAIIHEDGTVDNIYSDGIKEGVSPYLDEIIERVQHEIGYRFLNRQQLVEVITSVNKEERNYIWFRGKRISIQSIVDEVLAKIAREEYKLIRNSWSKVPSIRVSYQIGGGSLLLKPYLEKINEQEEGYPLRFVGAKDSIWMIARAYYKLLAVYLQYKNEQVSATTK, encoded by the coding sequence ATGAGTATCAGGCAAGCCGCAGTAGATATTGGCAACGATGCGTTAAAGGCCTATGTTCAAGGGCTGGATCAGGAAGTCTATATTCCAAATGTTATCGCCGAAATCGGCCCATCCCGTGATATTGTGGAATTTGAGAAACATCCCCTCGACGGTCTCCATGTAGAGATCCTTTCCGGTGCGCTTAAGCGCGGTCAAGGAATTTATGCTGTCGGTAATCTGGCCGGAGGATACACACATAATGACGAGCTCTCAACGGTTAGTGAAAAGTCGGAAGCCGATCAACCTGTGGTTATGCTGCTGACTGCATTAGCTTATGACGCTGCCCAAACATTGAGCGAACAGGATGGAGTTATCGAAGCGACTTATTATCTCTCAACGGGTCTGCCCTTAAGTGAAGCTAAGCGGGGAAAACGTAAAACCTTTAAAGCAAAGCTAAAAGAAAATACTCATGAAGTGCGGTTCAAAACCACTCCGGAAATCGGCGGCAAAGTGGTACGATTGAAATTTGAAGAAGTGCTGGTTAATATTGAAGGTCATGTCGCGTTAATTGATCTGACGACGAATGAGGATGGAACGGTCCGTAATGAGGAATTGACACGGATGACCGTGCTTATTAATGATATTGGCGGGCTGTCTACCGATGCGGCTATTATTCATGAGGATGGGACCGTGGACAATATTTATTCGGATGGAATTAAAGAGGGGGTTTCCCCCTATCTGGATGAAATCATAGAACGGGTCCAGCACGAAATCGGATACCGGTTTTTGAACAGACAACAGCTAGTTGAAGTCATTACTTCGGTAAACAAAGAGGAGCGCAATTATATCTGGTTCAGAGGGAAACGAATCAGTATTCAGTCCATTGTGGACGAAGTATTGGCTAAGATCGCCCGCGAAGAATATAAACTGATCAGGAACTCTTGGAGCAAGGTTCCCAGCATCCGCGTTTCCTATCAAATCGGCGGCGGTTCCTTACTTCTTAAACCTTACCTTGAGAAGATAAATGAACAGGAAGAGGGCTATCCGCTTCGTTTTGTCGGAGCGAAGGATTCGATATGGATGATTGCAAGGGCATATTACAAATTACTGGCTGTCTACCTTCAATATAAAAATGAACAAGTGTCTGCCACAACAAAGTAG